A part of Aspergillus flavus chromosome 5, complete sequence genomic DNA contains:
- a CDS encoding GTPase activating protein, whose product MSSDDASSPSNYKHATSSFADVFRSLGVARSKSLSPILGRENSDTLSQASDGHRNSWIALGLESMHRGSVVSSSSDASGAPDFETSIRNLAQKQNLAHAIDEAEHVAKSLHWFTSEQTLALWEAGSYLIHHATSPEARRSGSLLMEAIAARQDLSPTARRAVFELISCPSEADVVPARVISLISLSDHGRKLEFASSSSIIPIISSCVVPLYDLISTARLKARKAKIAKANGLAYDDAILDDLLQFAVDLITLQRKPPNSEEVRSLLDQLFIICKKTSVAADIKNSLAVFEAIILYSDVPDESFVPLLEVLCNIYASVKSLSGPTSRTVRNLARSRRQDEMVNSLYGFLLGSSEEQGRNLNILRGTVHVFTDLIRAYGQDGMPRLQFEQLMDSLLVVLKKDDGRLEADVLDLCLNALEGEFSHVALERDWSIFINIIVSCSLRAVDESGDCSASSSSSQLSYPRASVLDDTRASILANIIQIASALETVWERMNRQQRLEATRFLMNVCQHVEPPQAELILNTMRGERLCFPENPDWVRHCQRLIRCFVRSRTKPSEIRILALDTVNEAFTNYENLSQFRAHGLLNSMLENFSDEDDILFLESLVSFVVDTSILVDDETSFVLLVDTLGSPMSKDLSKDGPHGAESPTLASPHSPLPGSMLESSLANVCSVGLVKVFLRCLNLSASKAILVFEALLKIAQASERPVDSRLTVLKVLFRLRCDSSGSIAVLSVSENDFLMNVSARNADSGPKPHTTVDDHTGEYSADNDNQRTSISGKLSTKDNASISSKSSGRNTGIPLRASKLTPPAWTHTSSQVLPEQPPDESSPFVYAYTTSDTSHHLESDPAQKVALKANMWLETVISLLHRDTNWEIYSYVLTHLAPQLRNKDFFSNAVPQVKLLRSILCDQVKNDSFREPPASTGVKKTDVAGYIFDTLCVLIGYHEFFAKSEEDELVRSFMMGIIGSWGGTSRGCIHALSVCCHEIPLSVTKSLNGILDKMSKVITLANLAVHILEFLALLARLPDVYVNLREEEIRTVFGICIRFLQTSREQRFKASESTNRNPQMSAKLGSGVRETAALPAEMSDPSLQDGMSRYIYTLTHHVMVFWFLSLKLQDRAKHVNWITSRLIFRDEHGKEMVEEQSQVFLDLMQRVAFTDLGETIPYATFPPSPADGPVSKKSWVVGMSIVTVEIAGVSGLTQITKRQASGTTYAMYQQRTAPVLPHQVPPTPDAHLHGDGMRTAVLPSHVMLQLTTTAFPTPTAMQPVPLPEDDITRRALSTFDRNDIVDGHKIGVIYIDDRQMTEADILSNTSGSPDYEYFLSRLGTKVPLRGAQFNTQGLHPDIDGESTYAWRDRVTEIVYHVVTMMPTNFDNDPSCINKKRHIGNDFVNIIFNRSNIPFNFDTIPSQFNFVNIVISPVCRIANGVEPANMDPEGYEKLFYHVQVMSKPGFPEISPAAAPKIISGKNLAAFVRFLALNASVFSLVWNSQGGEHISSWRNRLREIKRLRERALGSQTQTSDAAEGAYPGQRRNTKANIFSEELPSRSTPAQSDFATDWNASADANILQNLDFSRWGR is encoded by the coding sequence ATGTCTTCTGACGATGCTTCATCACCTTCCAATTACAAACACGCAACATCTAGTTTCGCAGACGTTTTCAGATCATTAGGCGTTGCCCGTTCAAAATCGCTTTCGCCAATTTTAGGGAGAGAGAACAGTGATACATTGTCGCAAGCGTCGGATGGACATAGGAATAGCTGGATTGCTCTTGGGCTTGAATCAATGCATCGCGGCAGTGTTgtttccagctcttcagACGCTTCTGGTGCGCCAGATTTCGAGACGTCTATAAGGAACCTGGCGCAGAAACAAAACCTAGCTCATGCGATCGACGAGGCAGAGCATGTGGCAAAGTCGCTTCACTGGTTTACTTCCGAGCAAACTCTAGCTCTGTGGGAGGCTGGCTCGTATTTGATTCATCATGCGACCTCTCCTGAAGCCCGGAGAAGTGGCTCGCTATTAATGGAAGCTATCGCAGCGCGCCAAGACCTATCTCCAACAGCAAGAAGAGCGGTCTTTGAGTTGATATCATGTCCCTCGGAGGCCGACGTAGTGCCTGCGCGTGTGATCTCGttgatttctctttctgatCATGGAAGGAAGTTAGAgttcgcttcttcttcttccattaTTCCAATCATCTCGTCATGTGTGGTTCCGCTCTATGACCTGATTTCAACCGCTCGACTAAAAGCGAGAAAAGCCAAGATCGCGAAAGCTAATGGACTCGCCTATGATGATGCAATCCTAGATGACTTGCTGCAGTTTGCTGTTGACTTAATCACGTTACAGAGGAAACCCCCAAATAGCGAAGAGGTTCGATCGTTGCTTGATCAACTCTTTATTATCTGCAAGAAGACAAGCGTTGCAGCTGACATCAAAAACTCTTTGGCTGTGTTTGAGGCTATAATTCTCTATTCAGATGTCCCGGATGAAAGCTTCGTTCCATTGCTAGAGGTTCTATGCAATATCTATGCCTCGGTCAAGTCGCTGTCTGGCCCCACGTCACGGACCGTGCGTAATCTCGCAAGGTCAAGGAGGCAGGATGAAATGGTGAATAGTCTCTACGGGTTTTTACTTGGATCTTCCGAAGAGCAAGGGCGAAACCTGAACATCCTGCGTGGTACGGTACATGTATTCACTGATCTTATCCGCGCGTATGGTCAGGATGGTATGCCTCGGCTTCAGTTTGAGCAGTTGATGGACTCTCTACTAGTTGTCCTAAAGAAGGACGACGGCAGGCTGGAAGCAGACGTTCTAGATCTGTGTCTGAATGCTCTTGAGGGCGAGTTTTCGCACGTGGCTCTAGAAAGAGATTGGTCGATTTTTATCAACATAATTGTCTCATGTTCGCTCAGAGCTGTTGACGAATCCGGAGACTGTTCAGCCTCAAGCTCCAGTTCGCAGCTATCTTACCCAAGAGCCAGTGTGTTGGACGATACAAGGGCCAGCATTTTAGCCAACATTATTCAAATCGCCTCTGCTTTAGAGACTGTTTGGGAGCGCATGAACAGACAGCAAAGACTGGAAGCCACGCGTTTCCTGATGAATGTCTGTCAACATGTAGAGCCTCCCCAGGCTGAGCTTATCTTGAATACAATGAGGGGTGAAAGGCTTTGTTTCCCTGAGAACCCTGACTGGGTACGGCATTGTCAGAGGTTGATCCGCTGTTTCGTTCGATCTCGCACTAAACCATCAGAAATTCGCATCCTAGCTTTGGATACGGTAAATGAGGCTTTCACGAACTACGAGAATCTGTCCCAATTTCGAGCGCACGGGCTTCTTAATTCCATGCTGGAAAACTTCtctgatgaggatgatatcTTGTTCCTCGAGTCACTCGTATCGTTTGTTGTCGACACTTCTatccttgttgatgatgaaacTTCCTTCGTTTTATTAGTAGACACTCTGGGTTCTCCGATGAGTAAGGATCTGAGCAAAGATGGACCACATGGCGCGGAGTCACCAACATTAGCCTCCCCGCATTCTCCCTTGCCTGGCAGCATGTTGGAGTCATCTCTAGCCAACGTTTGCTCTGTTGGCTTGGTCAAGGTGTTTCTCCGTTGTTTGAACTTGTCGGCGAGCAAAGCAATTTTGGTTTTCGAGGCGCTTCTGAAGATAGCTCAGGCCTCGGAGAGACCAGTAGACTCTCGCTTAACAGTGCTCAAGGTGCTATTTAGGCTCCGCTGCGACTCTTCAGGCTCTATCGCAGTCCTCTCTGTCTCTGAGAATGACTTCTTGATGAATGTTTCTGCTCGAAATGCTGATTCCGGCCCCAAGCCGCACACTACTGTTGACGACCACACAGGAGAATACAGTGCAGATAATGATAACCAGAGGACATCGATTTCGGGTAAACTATCAACGAAAGACAATGCTAGTATTTCCTCAAAGTCTTCTGGGCGAAATACAGGTATCCCTCTACGTGCGTCGAAGTTGACGCCACCAGCCTGGACACATACGTCCTCCCAGGTACTTCCTGAACAGCCACCCGATGAATCGAGTCCGTTTGTATATGCTTATACGACATCCGACACATCCCATCATCTAGAATCGGATCCAGCGCAGAAGGTTGCATTAAAAGCCAACATGTGGTTAGAAACTGTCATCTCGCTGTTGCATCGCGATACCAACTGGGAGATTTACAGCTATGTTCTAACTCATCTCGCACCACAGCTTCGCAACAAGGATTTCTTTAGTAACGCAGTTCCTCAAGTCAAGCTGTTGCGTAGTATACTGTGTGATCAGGTCAAGAACGATTCCTTCCGTGAACCCCCGGCGTCGACTGGCGTGAAAAAGACCGATGTGGCGGGATATATATTCGACACCTTGTGCGTACTAATTGGCTATCATGAATTCTTCGctaaaagcgaagaagacgaaCTTGTGCGTTCGTTTATGATGGGCATTATTGGATCCTGGGGAGGTACTTCTCGTGGATGCATTCACGCCCTTTCCGTCTGCTGTCATGAAATCCCTCTCTCTGTGACAAAATCATTGAACGGGATCCTTGACAAGATGTCGAAAGTGATCACATTGGCCAACCTTGCAGTACATATTCTGGAATTCCTTGCATTACTCGCACGATTACCTGACGTTTATGTCAATTTGCGCGAAGAGGAGATCCGTACTGTCTTCGGCATCTGCATTCGCTTTCTACAGACTTCTCGAGAACAGCGCTTCAAAGCTTCCGAGTCAACAAATCGGAACCCTCAGATGTCCGCGAAACTCGGAAGTGGCGTGCGAGAGACTGCTGCTCTTCCTGCTGAAATGTCGGACCCATCTCTTCAAGACGGAATgtcaagatatatttatacCCTAACGCACCACGTTATGGTGTTTTGGTTCTTATCGTTAAAATTACAAGACCGGGCCAAGCATGTCAATTGGATCACTAGCAGGCTTATATTCAGGGATGAACACGGAAAAGAAATGGTCGAAGAACAGAGTCAAGTTTTTCTTGACTTGATGCAAAGGGTTGCTTTTACCGATTTAGGCGAGACTATTCCATATGCAACATTCCCCCCAAGTCCGGCGGATGGCCCTGTATCAAAGAAGTCATGGGTGGTGGGCATGAGCATAGTCACTGTGGAAATAGCTGGTGTGTCCGGCCTAACTCAAATCACGAAGAGGCAGGCATCAGGAACTACGTATGCCATGTACCAGCAACGGACTGCTCCTGTCCTTCCACATCAGGTTCCTCCAACACCTGATGCTCATCTGCATGGTGATGGCATGCGCACTGCTGTCCTTCCCAGTCACGTCATGCTTCAGCTAACAACTACGGCTTTTCCTACACCGACCGCAATGCAGCCAGTTCCCCTGCCCGAGGATGACATCACCCGTCGGGCACTCAGTACCTTCGACCGAAATGATATCGTGGATGGACACAAGATCGGCGTCATCTACATTGATGATCGTCAGATGACCGAGGCAGATATTCTTTCCAACACTAGTGGTAGCCCCGACTATGAGTACTTTCTGTCAAGACTTGGAACGAAGGTTCCCCTCAGAGGTGCTCAATTCAATACACAGGGGTTGCACCCCGATATCGATGGGGAATCTACCTACGCCTGGCGTGACCGAGTCACGGAAATCGTGTACCACGTAGTGACAATGATGCCTACCAATTTCGACAACGACCCTTCCTGCATCAACAAAAAACGCCACATAGGAAATGATTTTGTCAACATCATTTTCAATCGGTCAAATATTCCGTTCAACTTTGATACAATTCCATCACAGTTCAATTTTGTGAATATCGTTATTAGTCCTGTGTGCCGTATCGCGAATGGGGTTGAGCCTGCAAACATGGACCCGGAGGGCTACGAGAAGCTCTTTTACCACGTCCAGGTAATGAGCAAACCTGGCTTTCCCGAGATCTCACCTGCTGCTGCGCCCAAGATAATTTCCGGAAAGAATCTGGCTGCCTTTGTACGCTTTCTTGCCTTAAACGCGTCAGTATTTTCGCTAGTCTGGAATAGCCAAGGAGGCGAGCATATTTCCTCTTGGCGAAACCGGTTACGGGAGATCAAAAGACTTCGGGAACGAGCTTTAGGTTCTCAGACTCAGACTTCTGATGCCGCAGAGGGAGC